The window ATTGATCTCATTTATAGCCTCCCTAACCAGACAGTAGAAGACTTTAAAGAAACGCTAAAAGAAGCTTTGTCACTAGAGATGAATCACTATTCCGCATACTCGTTAATAATTGAACCGAAAACAGTATTCTATAACCTAATGAACAAAGGGAAACTACCTCTTCCTACACAAGACGATGAAGCTATGATGTATGATGTGCTCCTTAATGAAATGGAAAAACATAACATTGTTCAATACGAAATTAGTAATTTTGCAAAGCCAGGCTTTGAAAGTAAACATAACTTAACGTATTGGAATAACAATGAATATTACGGCTTTGGTGCAGGGGCTCATAGTTATGTTGATGGTGTAAGACGTTCAAATTTTGGTCCATTAAAAAAATACATGGATCAAATAAACGAAACAAACTTCCCTTACAATAATGAACAAAAAGTAACAAAACTAGAACAAATGGAAGAAGAATTGTTTTTAGGATTAAGAAAATCGGATGGTGTATCTATCTCACTTTTTGAAAAAAAATATAACGATTCGATTTTTACTATTTTTGAAAATCCAATAAAAGAGAACTTAAACAAAAGGTACTTAGAGCGAAATAGCGATAATATTTACTTAACAAGAGAAGGTAAGTTTTTAGGGAACGAAGTATTTCAATCTTTCCTTTTCGTATAATTTCCGTTCCTTTTCGTTGACATTGCTATTTCAATTTGGTAATTTATTTATAGAATTAGCACTCGAGTTAAGTGAGTGCTAACAGAGGTGATGTTGAATGCTTACAGAACGTCAGTTGTTAATCTTGCAAGTAATCATTGACGACTTTATCCGCTCTGCGCAACCAATTGGTTCGAGAACATTGTCTAAAAAAGAAGGTATTTCCTTTAGTTCAGCGACAATCCGTAACGAGATGTCTGATTTAGAAGAACTTGGTTTCATCGAGAAACCACACACTTCCTCTGGAAGAGTTCCATCTGAAAAAGGATATCGGTACTATGTGGATCACCTTTTGTCACCTGAACATCTTTCTAAGCAAGATATAACAGAAATTAAGTCGCTTTTTCGAGAACAAATTTTTGAACTTGAAAAAGTTGTACAAAAGTCTGCGCAAATTTTATCGGAATTAACAAAGTATACATCGATTGTGCTTGGACCAGCTTTCCAACAAAATCGACTCAAACGTCTACAAATCATTCCGATAAGTCAAGATAAAGCAGTCGCCATCATCGTGACAGACACTGGACATGTAGAGAATCGTACGATTACGTTTCCTACATCGATGGACCCGTCTGATTTAGAAAAAATGGTTAACATTTTGAATGAACGCTTAGTAGGGGTGCCGTTAAGTGACCTAATTAATAAGCTATACAAAGAAGTAGCTATCTTACTACGCTCGCATATTAGCAACTATGAAAATGTGATGCAGTCATTAAGCACGACTCTTACAATGGATGAACAAGATAAGATTTTCTTTGGCGGTAAAACAAACATGTTAG is drawn from Bacillus alkalisoli and contains these coding sequences:
- the hemW gene encoding radical SAM family heme chaperone HemW, coding for MPKSAYLHIPFCHHICHYCDFNKVFLKNQPVDEYLTYMEREMANTMQKFPAKELDTIFVGGGTPTALSVSQLEVFLTSIEKQLPFSKNNVEYTFEANPGELSLEKLQLLKQFGVNRLSFGVQSFNDDLLKFIGRSHRKQDVYRTLELAKQAGFTNISIDLIYSLPNQTVEDFKETLKEALSLEMNHYSAYSLIIEPKTVFYNLMNKGKLPLPTQDDEAMMYDVLLNEMEKHNIVQYEISNFAKPGFESKHNLTYWNNNEYYGFGAGAHSYVDGVRRSNFGPLKKYMDQINETNFPYNNEQKVTKLEQMEEELFLGLRKSDGVSISLFEKKYNDSIFTIFENPIKENLNKRYLERNSDNIYLTREGKFLGNEVFQSFLFV
- the hrcA gene encoding heat-inducible transcriptional repressor HrcA, with product MLTERQLLILQVIIDDFIRSAQPIGSRTLSKKEGISFSSATIRNEMSDLEELGFIEKPHTSSGRVPSEKGYRYYVDHLLSPEHLSKQDITEIKSLFREQIFELEKVVQKSAQILSELTKYTSIVLGPAFQQNRLKRLQIIPISQDKAVAIIVTDTGHVENRTITFPTSMDPSDLEKMVNILNERLVGVPLSDLINKLYKEVAILLRSHISNYENVMQSLSTTLTMDEQDKIFFGGKTNMLAQPEFNDINKIRSLLLLIDQGKDLYHHLRSKEEGIQINIGSENNISGMENCSLITASYSLGPKQLGTIAILGPTRMEYSRVVSLLQLVSHDLSNAMTNLYQKD